The Diceros bicornis minor isolate mBicDic1 chromosome 14, mDicBic1.mat.cur, whole genome shotgun sequence genome segment ATTAACGTATGGACCACCCACCCTGTAGCTTTTATTCTAACTTCTCTCTTTGTTGGGAGGGATATCAGATGGGAACCAGGAATTTACACAGGGCTAGTCCATGGAGGTAACAGTGTCTCTTGTGATTGCAGTTTGGGAGGAAACGAGCAGATTTCTCCTCTTCCTGGATCACTCGTCCTTCTCTAAGCCTATCATTTTTGAGCTTCTCTTTTCTACCCCCTCCCTGGTCTTTGAAGCTCAAAGCAGTAGATTTGCATGGAATTGCTTAAGATCATCAACTGGTAAATTGCCTCCAGGCAGTTTCATAAGCTGTTCTATAAAGGAGCTCCACCGACACCACCTGCCTAGGGCAGGACGTGTGACCCACTGACAACAGTGTTCCCACAGCTTATGGACGccgttttgcttgtttttgtcacATCCTGCTTCTTTATGAAGCACCTTGATTCCCAGAAGTTTATCAACCAACGTAGCCCTGGTTGAACTGCATAGTTCCCACTGCTCTGATGTACGGGAAGAGGCCCGGCCCTGGAATGAAGGGACCTGAGTTTGGATCCTGCTCCCAGATGGCCCTTCCAGCCCCAGGGAGACTTCCTCACCCACAGCAGACCTGCCTGCTTCTCATGACCAAACTTGACCCTGAGCTCCTAGAGCAGAGATACGGACACTCAAaggtcagggaagtcttggggctggagacccaggaacaGGGTGAGACTAATCCCAGCCTGCATTGATCCCATGACCCCCAGGGACCACCAACTGCCCACTGGGTCCTGCACACTTCCGGCCCATCCTTTAATCCAGAAAACGACACATGGGTCTGCCCCGTTTCCTGCAGCAGCTCTGAGAATCTCCTCCCGGCCACACTGTTCCCCACCACCCACCAAGCACCTACTTGTCCAGACTTCGAAGTGGGCCTGGGGCTGCCAGGGTGACCCTGATCTACCTGACACATCCCTGTGCCTGTCCAGGGACCCCCGCATGGAACAGAGGTATCCCGGAAGGATGTTGCTTAGAATGATTTAGGGATTTTTCTGACCAAGACAAGCTTGAAGCAACTTAAATAGCTCTGTGAGTCTGTTCCATTCAGAGAATACTTTGACAATCCAGGAAAATAATTGTAGATGATACCCAGCTTGGTCGGTGTCTGAGGCTGGCATTTTAAATTtgcaagtgtgtatgtgtgtgtgtgtgtgtgtgtgtatatatatatatatgcatgtgccTTTACAAACAATGTTATGGTTTAGTAAAAAAATTGACTTGGTTTATATGGGGATCACAGTTGGGCAAATTAGCAGATTTTACTCTTGTCTTTGGTCTAAAGTTCAGTTTGGGGTAAACTCCTGAAAGTTGGGGATGGAGTTTAATTCATCTTTGGTGTCCTCAGAGCCAAGAAGAGGGCTTGACACTTAGCAGGAGCTCAGTAAAGGTGGACTGATTAAATCAACGACAATATAATAGAGTCAAAAAGCTCTAAGAAGCAGGCCTACCTCGTTAGGGCTTTTAGTTGTAGGCCGGCAACAGCTTGGAACTCTACATGTTGAGGGTCAGGTGGGCACACGCCTGTCTATTCTGGGTTTTAAGTACAGTTCTATTCAGCGGCTGAGAGGTAGCAAGTTGGCCTCTGGGAGTTATATAAGCATAATATCTATGAATTATTGAGTGCTAGCGCACATCTTCCATAGTGATGGAATTACTAGTGAAGCAATTTCCATAGTTGACCTCATTAAACCCTCAGAACAAGCTTATGAGCtggtgttatccccattttacagataaggaaatagaggctcagagagaccaCGTGTCCTAAGCACGATAGCCGAGGGAGGctgtggcagagcagggattttACGATGCGTGTGTCCTACTCCACAGCCTGGCTCCTAATCCCTCCTTACTGTCACCCCCTCTACGCCTTGTAACTCTCCTGAGGCTGTTCCTGGAGCTGCTCCTCCCTGTGGGGTTTAAGAAACAGTAGTTGTGCTCACTGCACTTCGCTGCCAGGTTTCTTGGATCGTGGATGTCTTGGGAAGCCCCTTCTGGTGCCGCTTGTCCTCTGTTTGCTCTTCTTGAATACCTTGTTCACCCACTTGGAGTCTCCAGCAGGGCTCTCCCTGGGCAAAGAGATGAAGTGAGTGGTTTGTTAATGGTCTGTCCTGTGTCCTCCACTCTCAGGGACCTGGTCCAGCTCTGCAGGCATTCAGACACACCAGCgctgtggttctcaaccctggccgTGCATCAGAGCTCCccagcaggaaattttattttgtaatcaatgaatatttatctAAGTAACCTCATGCCAACTAGTTAACTGAAATGCAATTAAACTTTTATACAGTTATATTcaatatgataaaatttaaatcacGTGAACAAAATGCACAATACCCAAGCACAAAATGATTGAATTTAtgcaaactctttcaaaaagttttataattaaaattatacttaAAGTGACAAGCaggtatatatttaatgtatttgaTATGATATGGAGTGGGAACATCAAAAGTAAGAGTGCGTCAGGCCTTGCTCTCCAATAGCTGTAACTGTGGCTGTGGAGAAACCCAGCCCTCGCCAGAGCTGCTCCAAGGCAGGAGAGATGAGGTCGGTGGCAGGGAGACACCCTTGACCCAGCCTCTGATCTCCTGCTGGGGCCTTCCACTGGCTAACCCAGCTGGTATCCAGCCAGCAAGGGAGCCTGGGTAATGTGATCCCCAGGGAACTTCAAAAAATACAGGTCCCCAGGCCCTCTCATAATGACTGTAAAGATAATAACGGAGTACATGTTATACAATCCAGACAATCGATGTGCATTATAAAAACTATTTTCTGGGGCCACTTTACAAGAATCTTAGTCCCCTTATCATGCTGacagaaaataatttggagtaaGGGAGGCCTTTGATGGAGTCCCTCATTCATACCGTGCAGGGGCTACCTGAGGCTAGGATGTGGCATGCCTGCTGGCTCTCTGGAACTGGGGCATCACCAGAGAGTAAGATATTCGGGGTGTGCATTCTCCCACTGCACTCAGAGGAGGTGCCTTCTCCAGGGGGCACAGCAGGGGGCTGAAGAGAATGACACTGTCAGCATGAGCAGGCTCATTTGCCCCAGATCGCTCCTCTGAAGAAGGGAgacggggtgggggggtggtgtGTGAACTGTAAAGGGGTGGACTGTGATCACACAAACTAGCAAAGGATCCGTGTCCCTCGGGCAGctacagagatggaaagtgtgGTTTAGCCAGGCCTCCCACCCCAGACCACGTTCCCAATTCAGGAGAAACTTACGTTGCATGAGGCTTGCTGGTGGTTTCCTTCACATTAACCAGAGGCACGGCGCTTTTTGGATTTGAAGAGTCAAGGGGGGCTACAGTGCAAAGTAAAGATACAGGAGACACGAGTGAGATGGGGGGAGGGGTACTTCGTCATTTTTGAAATAACAACAGGAGGTAATCAAGAGTGTTTAGGAACAATAAAGAACTCCTTCATTCCCAAACTCTCCTGTTTAGGACCAGAATCATGTTGTTGGATTTGACTGAGACCCAGGGCAGTGACATCAGCAGAAGGACAGATGCTGACCCCCGATGTAAGATTATAACAATTCCCTCAGGAAAAGTAGCCACAAGGGAAAGTTTTCAGGAAAATCCCCCATAGAGGCCTGAAACTTCCATCACCTGCTTTCtgtaatgcttttttcttttttattggaatagaaaatattaatagttTTATGACCATTGTTCTTAAGTAAGCCCTTTGCAGATTTTTGATGAGTATGAGGATATACAATATATGAAGAGTAATATGTAATTATGTAatacatgtaaataaaaataatatagaatcTATTTAAATTCCTCTACCTGAAGTTCTTTCATTTGGGGGCCTTGGTTCTCCCAAATCTACTGCAGTTCCTTTGTTTATGGatttttctagaactttctgcaaccccccgccccccaacacCACCATGGCCATCAATGACTGAACACACTGACCCCTGAGGAGGCTGGGCTCTGCCCATCCCCACAGACGGCCTAGGATGTTCCTGCTGAAGCTCAGCTGGAGGCCggaacagggtttctcaacctcggtgCTGCTGACATTAAGGGCcacataattctttgttgtggggctgtgcattgtaggatgtttagcagcatccccggcctctactcactagatgtcaCCCACtaggtgacaaccaaaaatgtctccagatattgccaaatgtctcctgggggtaaaatcgcccccagttgagaaccactgggctacTGTGTCCTCCATCCACCCCCAGTATGAGTGAGGAATGCCAACTCAGGGCCCAGGACCGCTCAGGCCCCTGAAGACGGCTACCTTTAGGCACAGGTGTGATAACATAACGTAAATGCATTTCATCTAACAGGAAGTAAGAGAGCATGTAAAATGCTTTGACCAATTTTCTGACTCTTAATGTCCTGACATTTTTGTCTCCTTGTGATAGAAAGAATCAAAGTAAACCCATTCCAGAGAAAAAGTCACCCCTGACTTGGGCCAAAGAAGGAAAGTTTGCTAATCTGTGCCACCATTTACCATCATAACTATTGAAGCTTGGCTGATGGACCAGGAGGACCCTACCACCTGGCTTCAGTCCACCATTtgggctcctgtctccttgcccctACCCAGACCATCCATGGTGGCCAAACAGGTGTCCTCTATATCCTGAATGTAACTACACTTTCCTTCTCTGCATCTGAGCTTCTAGAATAAACAAAATCCAAAATGCCCTTTCTACTCCAGCCAATCCCATCCCACAAACCATGACTGTCAAAATCCTGCCCACTTTAACTCGCCTGTCACCTCCAAGAAACCTTCTCTATTCCCCCAGAGAGAAGCGATCTTATTCTCTATGAATACCTCCAACACTGTTTTTGTTAGTTATATAGGACTTAATaattcatcttgtattttttttttttgcttgaggaagattagccctgagctaacatctacaccaatcttcctccactttatatgtgggttgccgccacagcatggctgacgaatggtgtaggtctgtgcccaggatccgaacccatgaacccaggttgccaaaatggagcacgctgaacttaaccactacaccatgatGGCTGGCCCCTTATCTTGTATTTTTGAGGTTGGTATCCATGTCATCCCCTCTGCTGGAGGGGAGAGTTCCTGAGAGTGAGGAATCGAGATCTGTTCATCTTTGCAACCCctacagcagtgcttctcaaactatctgCAGTGGAGAACcacttttttaaaatcttatttgcaATCCATAATGGACTAGTACTTTTGCGAAATACAATACAAATGAATTAGTAGGAAAACAACCAAGCTCTTGGAGGTCATGGCAATATCTTATTGCTATAAACATTTCTGAATGTTTACTCTCAATTTCTACACTCATTTCACTGTGAACTAGTAACAAATAGTTCAGGGACGGGCAGTGGTCCACAGACCACTCTTTGAGTAGCACTGCCTGGGCACAGTGGCTTTCACAACAAAAATCTACTAGAACAGCAGTTCTCCAATGTTAGTGGGCAAAagagtcacctggagggcttgtgaaaAAGAAAGACTGCTGAGTCCCACCCCAGAGTTTGTGATTTAGCAGGTCTGCAGTGGAGCCTGGGAATtctcatttctaacaagttctcaggtgatgctatTGCTGCTGGTCCGGCACCACACTTCTGAGAATCACTGGACTAAAGAAATGGACAAACGTCAAGTACACTGACCTCTACTGGAGGCCTGTCCTCATAATAGGGACAGCCACTAAAGCTAACTGCTAACACCACCAATGTGCCCCTCTGAAGCAATGGTGATCAGCCACCATGTTGTTACACATTTGCTAAGGGGCTCCAGACATGAGCCAGAAGGGTCCATACCTTGGGGTTGCTCTGGGCCCAGATCCTCCACAGGTGGCTGTGCGGGTGATGTCGAAGGAGAACATAGGGGCAATGTTTGAGGTGCCCCCACAGCCGAAGGCCCCAGGGATGGCCTGGGTGACACAGGGGACCGGGAGGGTGGGGATCTGGATGGTGATCCAGTCGCTTGTTGTACCTGCTGCTGTGGTGATACAGGCGACAGCCCAGGTGTTGAGCTGGGTGGCGAGTGCACAGCTGAGAGGGATACAGGTGGCAAGTCAGTTGGAGGATGTGATGATGAAGAGGGAAGTGGCAATGCAGGCGACTGCTCACATGAAGAGACAGGCGGCGAATCAGGTGACTCCACAGGCCTCTCACATGTAGATTCAGGAGTCTGCACAGGTGGGGACACAGGTGGACCATGGCCACCCCCTCCTTCCCCTTTCGGAGCCCACTGTGTGTGAAGTTGTATAGATTCTTCCCGATTAGCCTGCTCTGTTTGAAGGTTTGGTTGGCTATGTTCAGGGCACTCATTGCTGAGGGCGAGCTCTATCTGGCAGTACACCTCTACGCGGGGGAACATCACTCTCTTGGAGGGAGAATTCAGGTACGCAGCATCTGGGAAAAACAATGGTGTGGCATCACAAGGGTATTACTAACTCCTGGCATCAGCAAAAAATGgtttctcaaattattttcataaacagGATTAGTACCTTTCAATGGCCTTTCTTTAGTTACTTGAATTTATATTGAGTAATTGTATATTAATTCACTTATTCAatggatatttattgaacatctatatGTGCTGGGCATTACACCAGGACTGAGGAGGTGAAGGAGACAAAAACAGGTGTGATGGTTCCTGGCGTCTTGGTGCTTAGAGTCTAGCATGGGGGCAGGCGTTAACCACCCAAATAACCTCAAGTTTTAGCCAAGACAAGTACTAGACAAGAGGGGAGCATGGTACTGAGAcagaggggagcagagaggagttGATCGGGAGGCCTCTCTGAGGGAGGGATATTTGAACTGAGATCCGAAGGCCGAGTGGTCCAGGTGGTGGTGATGCTGTGATGAGGAGGAGCAtctcagacagagagaacagcatgCACTAAGGCCACAGGTTGGAGGGAGCACGAGGAGGGTGAGGGCCTGAGAGGTCAGTGTGGGTGGAGCAGGGTTGGGGGCACCGTGGTGGGAGATGGGGCTGAGGAGGCGGCAGGGGCCAGACCACACAAGGGCTGGGGGACGGCACTGAGGACACTTGGTTTTCATGGAGACCATGAAGACTTAGAGGCAGGGAGGTGCTGACCTGCCTCTGGTTTTGACAAGATCactgtggctgctgtgtggagactCACTGAGAAGGGCACAGGGGACCCAGGGAAACCTGTCAGGGTGCTGTAAGAGGTGTTTGGGGCTTGTACCtggaaggagacagaaagaagTAGAAGATTCTGTTTAGCGGGTAAGATAAATGAGAACTGGTGATGGACCGTTTGGGGGATGAGGGGAGGTATGTGGCTTACACAATCGGATGGATGCTGGTGCCATTGGCTGAGAATATGACCGTGGAAGGGATGGgtctggggaggagtggagaaAGCACTGGCTATGAGGCTGTTTGGAGACATGTTGAGTTTAGGGGCATTGGAGATGTCCAAGGAGAGGACGGGGAGCAGTGAGACGGATGAGTTTGGATCTCAGAGAAGAGATGAGGGTTAGAGTATATTTGGGAGCCCCTCCTATGGGTGGTAACTGAAGCCGTGATGGTGGCTGTGGAGGAGATTCCCTAGGAAGGAAAAGCAgagtgggaagagagaggagccAGGACTGAGTCAGGAGACAGGGGGAGGTGAACCCAGGGAAAGTTTTCTTAAATAGGCAAGACTAGGGTAGATGTAAAGTTGCTGGTGAGGATCCAGTTGAAAGGTGGAGGTTGGAATATAAGAGAGAGGGGGGATCATGGATAACTGGAGAGTCCTGAGATGGGGAAGGGGTCTGAGCACCGGTGGAGGGAGGACTTTAGGCAGGAAGAGGGGTGCTTTCTTTAATGTGCTAGGAAGGAGGGGGAACAGGGAGCAGTGGGTCTGTGTATTTGGTAGCACAAAGTTGAGAGAACATCTCTCTGATGGCTTTGGTTTTCTCTGTGAAGTAGGAGGCAAGGTCCTCTGCTGGGGATCAGGGAGAGTGGTAATTGCAGAGGATGAGAGAATAGGTTGACAAGAGAAATATAGCACGATTGCTTTTTGTGTGGAAAttcacaagctgattctaaaattcgtatggaaatacaaaggacctagaatagccaaaacgaCCTTGAAAACGAACCAAGTTGGATTCCTAAGACTATCTGgtttcaagatttattataaagctacagtgatcaGGACAGTATGATATTGATGTAAAGACAAATCTATCAACGGCACAAAATATaaggtccagaaatagacccatgacATATACAGACAGCTGATTTTAGTCAAAGGTGCAGAGCCATTTCAATGGAGAAAgcatagttttttcaacaaaatgCTGGAACAGCTGGATGTCCATATGAAAAGAAAGTACTTTGATTTATACTTTGCACCCTATCTAGTGTATGTGCTGCTGAAGAGAGCACACTTTGAGCCTTatctaaaaattaattcaaaatggatcatagacatgaatgaaaaaccaaaaaactataaaacttttagaagaaaacataggagaaaatctttttgTGCTCTTGAgtaaagcaaagatttcttagatatgacaccaaaagcatgctccataaaggaaaaaaattaataatatggaTCCCGTCAAAATTAAAGAGTCTTTTCCAGAAGATACTGTTAAGGAGTTGAAAAGAGGaatcacagactaggagaaaatatttgcaaatcatatttctgataaagggcatttatCTAGAATAACTAAAATctcttaaataagaaaataaacaatttgatttttttttcggtgaggaagattagccctgagctaacgtctgttgccaatcttcccctttttgttgAAGAaggttggccttgagctaacatctgtgctcaccttcctctattttgtatgtgggatgcctgccacagcatggcttgatgagcggcgcatAGGTCTgcagctgggatccgaacctgcaaaccccaggccaccgaagtggagcacgtgaacttaaccacgatgccacctggccagccccaacaatttgatttttaaaatgggcaaaagagacaACCAAAAGAGCTCGCAGTGGCGAAAGCTGAAACAATTtgagtaacaaaataaataaagtagaacTGAATAGTAAcctaaagtataaaataagtatCCATGAATCCATACTGATAGAAACAAATGatcaaataagtaagtaaatgggggagaagagacaaatctcccaggcagaagaattccaaataatttatgtagatactcggCCCTTAAGGAAGTagagcataactccccactccttaagtgtgggctatgcatggtgacttccttccaaaaagCATAGTCCGGGAAGGGGgagaaagagtaactttacagtggagaaccTGACAAACACCACCAcagccaagtgatcaaggtcaCATCATCAGTGGAATGCCGTGTAACAGCATGTACCCTTCATATAATGTGATAAGAATGGCACTttgcctctgtggtcttcctccccaaacccataaccccagtctaatcacgagaaaaacatcagacaaaccccagttgagggacattctacaaaatatcacTCAAAGCTGCCAAGGTCATTAAAAacgaggaaagtctgagaaactgtcacagacaaGAGGAGGTGAAGG includes the following:
- the PNPLA1 gene encoding omega-hydroxyceramide transacylase, with translation MEEQVFKGDPDTPHSISFSGSGFLSFYQAGAVDALRDLAPRMLETAHRFAGTSAGAVIAALAICGIEMDEYLRVLNVGVAEVKKSFLGPLSPSCKMVPMMRQFLYRVLPEDSYKVTTGKLHVALTRLTDGESVVVSEFTSKEELIEALYCSCFVPVYCGLIPPTYRGVRYIDGGFTGMQPCSFWTDSITISTFSGQQDICPRDCPAIFHDFRIFNCSFQFSLENIARMTHALFPPDLVILHDYYYRGYEDVVLYLRRLNAAYLNSPSKRVMFPRVEVYCQIELALSNECPEHSQPNLQTEQANREESIQLHTQWAPKGEGGGGHGPPVSPPVQTPESTCERPVESPDSPPVSSCEQSPALPLPSSSSHPPTDLPPVSLSAVHSPPSSTPGLSPVSPQQQVQQATGSPSRSPPSRSPVSPRPSLGPSAVGAPQTLPLCSPSTSPAQPPVEDLGPEQPQAVAPLDSSNPKSAVPLVNVKETTSKPHATESPAGDSKWVNKVFKKSKQRTSGTRRGFPRHPRSKKPGSEVQ